In Mucilaginibacter sp. KACC 22063, the genomic stretch CAGCCGTGTGATTAATTATCGTAAGCTTTATCCTGACGAGAAATTCATTGGCCTCGGTGAAAAAACCGGTGACCTGAACCGTCGCGGCAGTTCATACGTAAACTGGAACAGCGATGTACCATTGCATGGCATTACATCAGATCCGCTTTATGAAACCTTCCCGTTCTTTATTGGCATCCATAGCGGATTGACCTACGGATTATTCCTTGATAACACCCATAAAACTTATTTTGATTTTGGTGCCACTACCGATAACCAGATGAGCTGGTTTGGCGCTGATGATGGTGATATTAACTATTATTTTTTCGGTGCGCAAAGCGTAGCAGAAATCATCAAAGATTATACATGGCTAACTGGCCGAATGGAAATGCCGCCAATGTGGAGCCTCGGTTACCAGCAATGCCGCTGGAGTTATATGAGCGCACAGGAGATACTGGATATTGCCCAAACCTTCCGCGACCATAACATACCGGCCGATGTAATGTATTGCGACATTGACTATATGGACGGTTTCAAGATATTCACCTGGAATAACGAGACCTTTCCCGATCCGAAGTCGTTCATCGATAAACTTAAATCAATGGGCTTCCGCCTGGTTACCATAGTTGACCCTGGCATTAAGGTAGAACAAGGCTATAAACAATACGACGAAGGCGTAGCTAAAGGCTATTTTGCCACCTATCCTAACGGCGAAAACTATGTAGGCGAAGTATGGCCAGGCCGCTGCCATTTTCCAGATTTTTTCCGAGAAGATGTACGCAAGTGGTGGGGCGAGTCGTTCACCGCACTTACAGACCCGGGTGTAGAAGGTTTTTGGAACGACATGAACGAACCTGCAGCCTGGGGACAAAACATCCCGTGGATGGTGAAGTTTGGCGACAAATTTATGCCCGAGGTGCGTAATGTGTACGGCATGGAAATGGCACGCGCCACTTATGATGGCACTAAGAAAATATCAGGCCGCAGGCCGTTTGTGTTAACACGTGCAGCCTATTCCGGTACGCAGCGCTATTCAGCCGTCTGGACGGGTGATAATTCGGCTTACGATGCTCATATGCTTTTAGGGCAGCGCATGGTAAATGCGCTGGGCATTACAGGTATGTCAATGGTGGGTGTTGATATTGGCGGCTTTACCGGCGACCCTACTCCTGAACTGATGGTACGCTGGAATTCGTTAGGTGTATATATCCCTATGTTCCGCAACCATGCCATGAAAGGCATGAAAATGCGCGAGCCGTGGCGTTTCGGCGAAGACAACGAGCAGATCATGAGAAAGGACATAGAATGGCGTTACCGCTTGTTACCTTATCTGTATTCCAGCTTTTACCAATCGCATACTACAGGGCTTCCGGTAAGCCGCACATTAGCTATTGAATACACCTTTGATGATACTGTTTATAATGACTCGTACCAAAACCAGTTTATGTTTGGCGATAGCTTGTTGATTTGCCCGGTCATCAGTACCGAAAGTAGTGTTTATGCTTACCTGCCAAAAGGTGAATGGTACCGCTTAGGATCAGACGAAAAATATGAAGGTGGCAAAGATCACCAAGTTGATGCGCCACTGGGTAATCTACCAGTATTTGTAAAAGCCGGTGGCATATTGCCTCTGCAAAGTATCATTCAGTATACCGATGAAAAAACTGATGGCATTTTAGAGGTAAATGTTTGGAACGGCAGCGAGCCGAACACATTTGTTTATTATGAAGATGACGGCTCGTCATACGATTATGAGAAGGGCAGCTATCACAAGCGCACGATCACATTTGACCCGTACACCAGGCAAATCATTTTCTCAGCAGCAGAAGGCTCCTATTCATCAAAATTTGAGCAGATAAAACTTGTCCTGCATGGTTTTGGCAGTGAAGCTAAGGTGCAGGAACATTTAATTGATTACAGTAATCAGGAAATTGAGATTGATTATTAATCGCTCTTGTTATCTAACTTCAATAATATCATAAAGCAAAACGCCCCGCCGGAAACCGGCAGGGCGTTTTACATATATATTGGGTTATTATTTTACTTCTTCGAAGTCAACATCAGTTACGGTGTCTGCTCCGTTTTGAGGCTCGCCGCCTTGTTGAGCGTCAGGGCCTGGTTGTGCTTGCTGACCATCGGCAGTTGCTTTGTACATCTCTTCAGATGCTGCAGCCCATGCGTTGTTAAGCTCGGTTTGTGCAGCTTCGATATCAGAGAAGTTTTTAGCAGCATAAGCATCTTTCAGTTTTTGCAATGATGATTCGATAGGTGCTTTTTTGTCAGCAGAAATCTTGTCACCATATTCTTTCAGTTGCTTTTCTGTCGAGAAGATCAAAGCATCAGCAGCGTTAAGTTTTTCAACTTCTTCTTTTGCTTTTTTATCTGCCTCAGCATTTGCTTCAGCTTCATCTTTCATCTTCTTGATCTCCGCATCAGTTAAGCCTGAAGAAGCTTCGATACGGATCTTTTGCTCTTTACCGGTTGCTTTATCTTTAGCAGATACGTGCAGGATACCATTAGCATCAATATCAAAAGTTACTTCGATCTGAGGTACACCACGTGGCGCTGGCGGAATGCTGTCCAGGTGGAAGCGGCCTAAAGTACGGTTCTGTGCAGCCATTGGGCGTTCACCTTGTAAAATATGGATCTCTACAGATGGCTGGTTGTCAGACGCAGTTGAGAACACTTCTGATTTTTTGCTTGGGATAGTAGTGTTAGCTTCGATCAGCTTGGTCATTACACCACCCATAGTTTCAATACCTAATGAAAGCGGGGTAACGTCTAACAGTAACACATCCTTAACTTCACCGGTTAATACACCACCTTGAATTGCAGCACCAATAGCCACAACCTCGTCAGGGTTTACACCTTTTGAAGGCGCTTTACCGAAGAATTTTTGTACTGCTTCCTGAATTGCAGGGATACGGGTTGAACCACCTACCAGGATGATCTCGTCGATATCTGATGTACTGTAACCTGCATTTTTAAGTGCGGTACGGCAAGGCTCAATAGTACGTTTAATCAAGCTGTCGGCTAATTGCTCAAATTTTGCACGGGTTAATGATTTAACCAAGTGCTTAGGCATACCGTCAGCAGCAGTAATATATGGCAGGTTGATCTCACTTTGAGTAGTGCTTGAAAGCTCGATTTTAGCTTTCTCAGCAGCTTCTTTCAAACGTTGTAAAGCCATAGGGTCTTTACGCAGATCAATACCTTCGTCGTTTTTAAATTCGTCTGCCAACC encodes the following:
- a CDS encoding glycoside hydrolase family 31 protein; translated protein: MQFEILGNTESVSKQNNQLIIKTAEAIARVWVYSPTVVRVNISKNFNTADESFAVIQKPENEFSIEESGSEIKVRTDALELRIQKSSLRFSFYTADGKELSRDDERFGVNWQGSRVINYRKLYPDEKFIGLGEKTGDLNRRGSSYVNWNSDVPLHGITSDPLYETFPFFIGIHSGLTYGLFLDNTHKTYFDFGATTDNQMSWFGADDGDINYYFFGAQSVAEIIKDYTWLTGRMEMPPMWSLGYQQCRWSYMSAQEILDIAQTFRDHNIPADVMYCDIDYMDGFKIFTWNNETFPDPKSFIDKLKSMGFRLVTIVDPGIKVEQGYKQYDEGVAKGYFATYPNGENYVGEVWPGRCHFPDFFREDVRKWWGESFTALTDPGVEGFWNDMNEPAAWGQNIPWMVKFGDKFMPEVRNVYGMEMARATYDGTKKISGRRPFVLTRAAYSGTQRYSAVWTGDNSAYDAHMLLGQRMVNALGITGMSMVGVDIGGFTGDPTPELMVRWNSLGVYIPMFRNHAMKGMKMREPWRFGEDNEQIMRKDIEWRYRLLPYLYSSFYQSHTTGLPVSRTLAIEYTFDDTVYNDSYQNQFMFGDSLLICPVISTESSVYAYLPKGEWYRLGSDEKYEGGKDHQVDAPLGNLPVFVKAGGILPLQSIIQYTDEKTDGILEVNVWNGSEPNTFVYYEDDGSSYDYEKGSYHKRTITFDPYTRQIIFSAAEGSYSSKFEQIKLVLHGFGSEAKVQEHLIDYSNQEIEIDY
- the dnaK gene encoding molecular chaperone DnaK, with product MSKIIGIDLGTTNSCVAVMEGNEPVVIANSEGKRTTPSVVAFVDNGERKVGDPAKRQSITNPKKTIYSIKRFMGNQFNEVTKEAERVPYDVVKGDNNTPRVEIGDRKYTPQEISAMILQKMKKTAEDFLGTEVTEAVITVPAYFNDAQRQATKEAGEIAGLTVKRIINEPTAAALAYGLDKAHKDMKIVVFDCGGGTHDVSVLELGDGVFEVKSTDGDTHLGGDDFDQVIIDWLADEFKNDEGIDLRKDPMALQRLKEAAEKAKIELSSTTQSEINLPYITAADGMPKHLVKSLTRAKFEQLADSLIKRTIEPCRTALKNAGYSTSDIDEIILVGGSTRIPAIQEAVQKFFGKAPSKGVNPDEVVAIGAAIQGGVLTGEVKDVLLLDVTPLSLGIETMGGVMTKLIEANTTIPSKKSEVFSTASDNQPSVEIHILQGERPMAAQNRTLGRFHLDSIPPAPRGVPQIEVTFDIDANGILHVSAKDKATGKEQKIRIEASSGLTDAEIKKMKDEAEANAEADKKAKEEVEKLNAADALIFSTEKQLKEYGDKISADKKAPIESSLQKLKDAYAAKNFSDIEAAQTELNNAWAAASEEMYKATADGQQAQPGPDAQQGGEPQNGADTVTDVDFEEVK